The Glycine max cultivar Williams 82 chromosome 3, Glycine_max_v4.0, whole genome shotgun sequence sequence ttttttatatttttcttcttcttttttaatatgtttatcaAATGTTCTGattatcatttataaataaatcataatttttttatttttttattttataattttcaattacttTAATAACTAGTTTTATGAAATactttataagttaatttttttagttttcaattaaCAATTTTACTATTGTGTTGAGTTGGGGTTGTacgatttcaatttcaaatccaaattGAACAAACCCATTTATACGggttaatcaaatttaaacatttaaCGGATTGggttaatcaaatttaaacatttaaaattattttttattagtattttgtaaaaattagaattccttagaataatttattttttcctagagttttgaaaatatatataatgaccAAATTTcctttaaagaaattaaattgtgataatatttgattaataaaataaatgatttcaatgttaatatcatattttattttagataaaaataaatgattatattagcatgaaaaaacacaaaaaaaaacacatagaattaagataaaaattaaaataacaactaaaaaaaggagaaaaaaattcatGTGTTGTTAAAAATTAGCCAAAGGTTGTTATTATgttttgtatttattaatttaatttttatatataataaatttaattacatgTCACAAGTTAAAGAAATGATCGATTATCCAACTTGTATATTAACCAGTTCGAATGAATTGAATCGAGATTAAtccaaatcctattttttttaatgaactaATTGATCGGTTtgtattgatttaaatttacaaGTTACTTATATAGGTCAACACCTGTATTTACTAGGCAATTCTATTAAGAGAAGATATCTAGAAAgactgaataaaaataattgggaTTCTCATGTTTCAAGATTTGGATTAAAAAaactttcattctttttttttttactgctgtattcatttattttttgaatggcTAGAATCTGATCCTGTTTGTAGTATAGAGTTTAGATTTTTAgttgtataataaattaataatcttcTAACTCTAAGTATGCTGTCAACTCTAATATATCATTGTGGATTCTCATTCTAAAACTAtatattcttcataaaaaagaaaagaaaaaaaaatagacacaaaTGAAATTAAGAAGGAGACACGTAATAATTACAAGCAGATTAATTACCATCCCAAAAAtccaaaaaagtaaaagtaaaagaaaagtgaaaaaagtaACCGAAACATGATAATTAACATTCCACGTGCAATTTGCTTTAATTTACGTTGTTCTTGTGATAACCGTTACTTACTCTTTTACGCGCAAAGAGAGAAACAGAGAGAGTAATGAAGCGACAGAGCAGCGCCGTGTCGCCGTCGTCGTCGCGGCGAGAAACTCCGCCGGAGAAGATTCACGCGAAGACCATCGGTTGCATGTCCGGCATTCTCCACTTCATCTCCAACTCCAATTCCCGTCGCTCTCGCCGCTTCCTCACATTCGGTGCGCTGGGCCCCACACCATATCTGTTTGCGTTTTCTTTCTCTGGAAATTTTTTTAGTCACACAAATTACAAATAGTATTATTCTTTTCCTTTGTCCTTATTCTCAGGAAAGAGCCGGATTAATAAGAACCCCGCCGACGCCGGAAATTCGAAGCCAGCCGCCGATGAACGGAGGCTGTCGTCCGACGTGCCGAGGAGTCCGACTTTGCCGGCGGAGATTCGGCTATCGAGTGTTAAGGCGCCTCCGGTGGAGAGACGCCGCGAGGCGCCGGCGCTAGTGGCGAGGCTGATGGGGCTGGAGGCGGCGCCGGCGGAGCCGCCGGATACGGTGGCGGAGAAGAGGCAGAAGCTGCTTGGGGCGTTGCAGAGGTGCGATGAGGATCTGAAGGCGCTGAAGAAGATCATCGAGGCCGTGCGTTTGACCGATCCTCTTCCGCCGTCGACGTCGCCGGCGGTGGCTTGTGTTGGCTTCGAGGATGAATTTGGAACGGTTGCGGAGGTGAAGTGTTCGGTGGTTAACGGGGAGCCACAGCAACCGAGTCCGGTGTCTGTGCTTGACGAGTTCACTCGTTCGCCACTCAGTCCGAGTTGCCACTCGGGACGGCATTCATTTCGTAAGCCCCCCCCTAACCTTCGTATCCATAATCCATTGtgcacattgttttttttttcatcattttttttttatttttctcgctGCTAAATTAgttataagttttaattttagtttaatatggTCGATGAAAATGAGTTTTAATTGCCTGCGTTTAAATTCTGGTGAAGTCCATTGGGAATTATGTCATAGATGGTAAATATTTTAAGACAtgcttataataataaattagctTAATTCTACCTTTGCATGATTGCTACACATTCTGCATGGACTCAAGAAGTATCATTTGCTTCGCCCACTGCAAAATCAATGATAATGAACTTGCACTTGcacttttagaaaataaaaaatagtacatGTTTGGTTTCAGTTTTATAAATGTTCACATGTTAAGTTTGATGTTAAACAAATTATTCTCGTTCTAGAAATGATTTTGAGTCGGGACAACTTTACATTATTATCGTATTCGATCGATAACAAATTTTGTACTAAATTCTCTATTACCATTTATCCAAACACATACTTTTGGATAAGACTCAACATCCATCTTATTTTGGGGTAGATTTGGGTGATAAAGAGTttgaaataagaaagaaaagaaaaacaagaaagttatatatatatatatatatatatatatatatatatatatatatatatatatatatatatatatatatatataatgatataacaaaaaaagaagaaagatagaaagaaaatgaagcaCAAATGAAATAAGGAGAAAATGAGTagataatattttagttttaacttATGCCCTGAATATTCCTTGTTGCTGTTTCGTACCCATGTTTTTACATGCAAGGtgttttaagaataattaagaaataggGTTTACATCATTAGATGAGCTGATTACCTCTTTTGATCGATCTCATCTTTTGCTCATTTTTAAAGTTGATATGTCAAATTtcaaaaatgttttcttttctcctttGAATTAGGTATGAAATGACTAAAGTAGAAAAAGAGTGGGCTCGGTTTATTCAGCTTCGCTGTTATGTTTTGGATTAATAGcaaaattgtttcttttttaatgttTGGGATTAGTAGTAAGATTATGCCAAGACTAAAGTAAAATCAATACTCAATTAAAAAAGTGGCATACTCAATTCACGGTTTATTCAGCTTCGTTGTTATTTCACAATCCCTAAGCTAGAAAGAGGCATAGTTTGTAATTAACTTTGATGGTGTTAAAGGAGTTACTAGTACTACTTACCCATGAATAGGACAGACAATGATCTTTGATCAAAAAGCACATGCTGCCGCTACCCATGATATTTAGGATTCCAAGCTTTGAAATCATAACTTCTTGTATTCCACACCATCATGACCATCATAGTGGgagacaaattaattaatttcctcTTACCACTGCAATCATCCCGCACCCAATTTAACATAAAGTGATTCACAGCTATCTATTAGGATGAAAAACAGTGAATAATTTCTCTTTTCCAAATGTTCTTTCTATGTATTATGTTTCACCGTAAAATTCaataatgaatataattaacagattaaatttatataaaagaacttaactttaattatcgcagaatatatttctaaaaaatgataaattttaagtgtGCAAGTTATTAAAGTTGttgttaatgaaaaaaatttaaaattaaagaagcccaaatcccttttttttatttttctgataaaaatctaataaattgTGGTACTTTGGTGGATGGATCTTGGACCACAATTTGGTACTCTAGAGACTATGCCTCATGACTTGAGGCAGTCAAAAgatgtttaaaagaaaaagaggcaCACAGCTTAGGAACTTTACCTGTCACTGTGCATGCAGAAACCCACTTTTTCAGggatttgttaatttataacCCCACACAACACaaccactctctctctctccaacaACCAAGAGCCTTGTTGCTTGCCTGTGCAGGTAGTACTGCACTACTGCAGCTACATCCATGCGGGTTGTGGCTTGAGAAAGACATTGCCTTCATTCATTATGTTTCTGGAAAGAACATCTCCAATTTTGTTGTAGAAAATGTATATTCATTTTAGACTTGATCCACTATTAACACACTTCATCCCCTTCAAattgtttattgtttaaaatcatGTACAcacttttaaatattatgaattgCACTAATTagtattgataaaataatattttttaactaaaatatccttattaataaagttaaaatgTATAATAACAAAAGgtaccttttctttttaaaatacttccttagtttttaacttgatttttttaaaagctttttttttaacttgatgtGTTAGGAAACAGACTAAAATTATcgggtaattaaaaaaagagtgtatttcaaagaaatttaaaagataGGCAATATACCTATATCTATTGTATAACATCAACAGATATATTGTTAATTAGGAAGTTTATATCATTTACTAggtaatttatgtaaaatatatatctaCATTAGTTAGTCTATTTATGTATCTGTTTACAGAGggcttaatattttttgaatgatatagccttttttaatactatttctgtcttataaaaacaaacattaaaattaCTTCCCCCCTAAGTTTGAGTTTTGCAAATTCTctaattatgttaatttttacactcgcataaataaataaataaatatatatatatatatatatatataattatagaaaAACCTAAACAAAAGGAACTCAGATAGTTTCCAATGTTTCTACATATGATCAGTTTATAAATCCAACAAAGGTTAGTCTATCCAATTTCTAAATAAGCAGAGTAGAAATTATTAGTAGTATCTATCACATCACTTGTTTATCTACAATTGATCAAAACTTAAACATCATTAATGATGATGATGGCATTTTTGTGTACAGCTCGAATACAACTACAGAAACAACAGTTATTAAAGAAGCCAGGAGAGGAAGAAATCAGCAGCACATACATCTACGAGAGAATGACATGCGAGTCAGTGAATAGGAAAGTCAACGACGAAGATCATTTGGCTATGTGGAGTAGCAAAGCCATGATAAAAAGTGTGGATGAAGTGTGTAAGGACGTTACATGGGGAGAAAAACGAGAGCTTGGAAGAATTGGATTGGCTTTGCAGGATTATATTTGCAGAGATTTGATTGAAGAAATTGTTAGAGAATTAGGATGCTTCTACACTCTGCCTTTTGAGGCATGTAAGAGAAGACTCTGCTTCTAAACTATACATGGTCATAATTAatcgtttttcttttttcctttttacaaTGGGTTTATTTCAGTTATAAAAGTGTTCAAATAAGAAAGTCATGTGAAtagtattttttgttgttatacAATAATAGTTGCATTAATGTTTTTGattcttattattatgtgtaaaaataatttgaattgatGACAGTCACCTATCGTGAACAAAAATTATTAGGTAgtataacttataatttattctttattatttcttttaatgaaGATGTTTTATAGAAAGAGAAATTAAGTTATTgagatattttattgttttgtgaaGGTAAACAAAGTGCAACACTGAAGCTATTTGAAATGCAATACTTAATAAAGTGCAACTTTCAATGCCTAACACGGTAGTTGAGGGATTATTAACAAACATGCATGTCTGTGCTAGCCTGCTAGGTAGGATTAGGGTAAAATGATTTTCCATTTCTAAAAGGAATTTTTAATGGGGCAGGAAGGTTAACCTTGGAATTAACCCGATTTTGAGTTTGTCCTAGTATAGGGGGAATACGTTATGAAATGGGAAGCACAGATGGAAAGGTCATTGCCccaagatgaaaaagagatgAAATGGATTGTCCCCCTTTAAACTTAGGATTTAGGAGGATAGATGAATCACCCCAGTCCAAATGATTTCATATGCAAAATATTTTGCCTTAGTGCTTATCCTCCCTTAAGAAATTTTGGACCAGTATTTTTATAAggcatttattttcttctttcttcgtTCTTTTTTTTCTGAGCAAACATATTTACAATAGGATGAGTCGAGCTATTTTTTCTTAGGATTATGGTTCTGATTCAAGAAAATAAGAACAGCCAATCTTTGGTCAGTATAGACTTTAATAGGCTTGTAATGTGGCTAGCTAGTGGGTGAAAAATGGTATGAAATTAAGGAAATAGATAAAGGCTTAAACAAATGTTTGAGGGATAAAATGAGGCTTGAATTGGTCACAAAAAATGTTTAGACTCATGCGTTTCACTTCTTTACAAcgcattactgactctttaattagaagcagatccacatcaggtgttcaaggaaattacgttgtctggctatagcaattacagtctactgcatTTGGCTGGCTcggaacaagctgatttttgaagattatcaattttctgtaatagagtTTACTaacaagattaagtttcttatgtatagacaaacgcacctgttgcatttgtcttagcatcttgatatagatCTTCTTGTATTATTCTTTAACTGTGGGGTATGCTccgtttattattgtatcattttgggtttaatataatttacattttttttccaaaatgtataattaatgtattattaaatattactaTTTCAAATTGTAAAACATATTTCAATGAAATGGATTAAATGTCCCAGTTTAAACTTGGGAGGATAGATGAATCACTCCACtccaaatgataattttaagaatgctgttcgttttaattttttcccttttttttaattatttcagcAACTTATCCTATGATCGGTCAATATTGCAGAGACTAAAAAAGATTTAGTCGTTGTAGACACAATTTCgtaggttaaattaattttcttatcctttaatttattgtttaagtttgatttgattcgttaattttttttccacttctttaattttctaatttctaaaactaattcaatttaattctttCCACTAAATTTTACAAATAGATATGGATCAAAAGGGAAAACTAATTGGATGGAAAGTAAAGTAATAAATATCAACATATAGGGAAAAAGAGTAGCAAAATTATTATTGAGATATATTTCACCAGAGTCTCACATCccatttattgaaattaaggCATTTCCTCATTGTCTACTTTAATATATCAAATGATGTAACCGAATAAGGAGAAAGTACAACATTCATATCCCCATGAGCAACCTCAAGTGAAGTGTGTTGTGGCGCAACCTGCatttaaaatgaaccaaaaacaaacatatatataaggcattttttttatagacctATATCTATCCAGCtatgtacatatatatatatataaattagatttTACCCTTTTTGGTTCTGAGAAGGAATTCTCTTCTTTTACGTTAGGCCCAGTGAGCACTGTCTTAGCTGCTCCAGATCGCTGCACATTTGAAGCCAGTCCACTTATAAAAAACCTAAAGTTCTGGGGATCACTTCCAAAGTTTACAACCTGCAAAAGTTATTCCAATTGAGTGAATATTTGtgataaataaattcaattaatataaaaatcaattaattacttttattttcaagtagTTCTTCTTGTCCTCAGGGTTTGTGTACTCAATTGCTGATGCAACTAGGGAGTCAGTAGAATTTTGAAGTGTTGTATTAAGCAAAGTGGCTCCACTTGAAGCACTAAAAAGATGTTGAACCCAATAACTAGGAGTTCCATAATGCTGGTGAGAGTCAAATACAATTGCATCCGGTGTCCACCTGtagtaatagaaattaaataataatctcAATAACAAAAGAAGATGATTGTTAGAttgttaaatgataaagtgtGATAAAATTACCTTCTGTCATTTGTGTTTACAAAGAGTGGCGCGTAACTGACCATGTGAACGACGtcactgtaaaaaaaaacaacaaatagaAACATAAGCAATTTATGATAATTCAAAGTGCTACACCAACTAGttcatagaataaaatttattggaaaattGTAGTTATAAATCCAACCTATTCCTTTCT is a genomic window containing:
- the LOC100811626 gene encoding uncharacterized protein, translated to MKRQSSAVSPSSSRRETPPEKIHAKTIGCMSGILHFISNSNSRRSRRFLTFGKSRINKNPADAGNSKPAADERRLSSDVPRSPTLPAEIRLSSVKAPPVERRREAPALVARLMGLEAAPAEPPDTVAEKRQKLLGALQRCDEDLKALKKIIEAVRLTDPLPPSTSPAVACVGFEDEFGTVAEVKCSVVNGEPQQPSPVSVLDEFTRSPLSPSCHSGRHSFPRIQLQKQQLLKKPGEEEISSTYIYERMTCESVNRKVNDEDHLAMWSSKAMIKSVDEVCKDVTWGEKRELGRIGLALQDYICRDLIEEIVRELGCFYTLPFEACKRRLCF